One genomic segment of Sebastes fasciatus isolate fSebFas1 chromosome 17, fSebFas1.pri, whole genome shotgun sequence includes these proteins:
- the LOC141753809 gene encoding uncharacterized protein LOC141753809 — translation MCENEEERQQKHRADDQQLLVVKEEVLPEQQEWSSSLVQEDPEPPHIKEEQEELWTSQEGEQLQGLEEADIKFPITLVSVKSEDDDDDEDEPQSSQLHQSQTEQMETEADGEDYGGPEPARNSYPDAHLRPDTNDKTGDSSEPDTENSDDWKETREPQSGLKSLKNAEVAVSDLRCSTGEKLLSCSECGHLNRNIQSHTGEKPYSCSLCGKDFIECGAPKKRMRAHTGEKPFSCSFCDKRFLRKADVKIHMRSHTGEKPFICSVCGKCFTESGVLKRHMRSHTGEKPFSCSVCKKSFTQSGNLQKHVRSHTGEKPFSCPVCGKGFIDSGVLKKHMRSHTGEKPFSCSVCKKSFTQSGNLQKHKLVHTGEKPFSCSVCDKGFIESGVLKRHMRSHTGEKPFSCSVCKKSFTQSGHLQKHMRIHTGEKPFSCSVCDKGFNESGDLKRHMRTHTGEKPFSCSVCGKRFILSGDLKRHMRTHTGEKPFSCSVCDKRFPRNTDLKVHMITHTGEHPL, via the coding sequence ACGACCAGCAGCTGTTGGTGGTTAAAGAAGAGGTTCTCCCTGAGCAGCAGGAGTGGAGCTCCAGTCTGGTCCAGGAGGACCCAGAGCccccacacattaaagaggaacaggaggaactctggaccagtcaggagggagagcagcttcaagggctggaggaggctgatatCAAGTTCCCAATCACTCTTGTctctgtgaagagtgaagatgatgatgatgatgaagacgaacctcagtcctcacagcttcatcaaagtcaaactgaacagatggaaacagaagctgatggagaggactatggaggaccagaaccagccaggaACTCATATCCAGATGCACATTTACGACCAGATACAAATGACAAGACTGGAGACTCTTCTGAACCTGACACTGAAAACAGTGATGACTGGAAGGAGACCAGAGAACCTCAGTCAGGTTTAAAGTCTTTGAAAAATGCTGAAGTTGCTGTCAGTGATTTGAGATGTAGTACTGGTGAGAAACTACTTAGCTGCTCTGAGTGTGGACATCTGAATAGAAACATACAATCTCACACAGGCGAAAAGCCTTACAGCTGCTCATtgtgtgggaaagatttcattGAATGTGGAGCTCCTAAGAAACGCATGAGAGCTCATACAGGAGAAAAACCTTTCAGTTGCTCATTTTGTGATAAAAGATTTTTGCGCAAGGCAGATGTGAAAATACACATGAGAAGtcatacaggagagaaacctttcatcTGCTCAGTGTGTGGTAAATGTTTCACTGAAAGTGGAGTTCTTAAGAGACACATGAGATctcatacaggagagaaacctttcagctgctcagtttgtaagaAATCTTTTACGCAGAGTGGAAATTTACAGAAACATGTGAGAAGtcatacaggagagaaacctttcagctgcccAGTGTGTGGTAAAGGTTTCATTGACAGTGGAGTTCTTAAGAAACACATGAGATCTCATACAGgcgagaaacctttcagctgctcagtttgtaagaaatcttttacacagagtggaaatttacagaaacacaagtTAGTCCATAccggagagaaacctttcagctgctcagtgtgtgATAAAGGTTTCATTGAAAGTGGAGTTCTTAAGAGACACATGAGATCTCATACAGGAGAGAagcctttcagctgctcagtttgtaagaaatcttttacacagagtggacatttacagaaacacatgaggatccacacaggagagaaacctttcagctgctcagtgtgtgATAAAGGTTTCAATGAAAGTGGAGATctgaagagacacatgagaactcatacaggagagaaacctttcagttgCTCAGTGTGTGGTAAAAGATTCATTTTAAGTGGAGATctgaagagacacatgagaactcatacaggagagaaacctttcagctgctcagtgtgtgATAAAAGATTTCCACGCAACACAGATCTGAAGGTACACATGATAACTCATACAGGAGAGCACCCCCTTTAG